Proteins from a single region of Ensifer adhaerens:
- a CDS encoding MFS transporter, which produces MTDATTSLSPKDNASKHAAVNSPARVLFASLVGTTIEFFDFYVYATAAVLVFPHLFFPTADPTSAMLQSFATFSIAFFARPFGAVVFGHFGDKVGRKATLVAALMTMGISTVVIGLLPTYASIGVAAPLLLALCRFGQGLGLGGEWGGAVLLATENAPEGKRSWYAMFPQLGAPIGFILSAGTFLILGEVMSDEAFLAWGWRVPFIASILLVAVGLYVRLKITETPEFQKAVDKHERVQVPIAEIFRSHKRSLVLGTFVALATFVLFYLMTVFSLSWGTAKLGYSREQFLVVQMTGVVFFGLMIPVAGILSDRFGRRLVLILTTIGIGVFGLFMAPLLAGGLGGAFLFSIIGLGLMGLTYGPIGAALAAPFPTSVRYTGASMTFNLAGIFGASLAPYIATWLATNYSLEYVGYYLLAAAAITLLCLVLSTEEEVSA; this is translated from the coding sequence ATGACAGACGCGACAACCTCCCTGTCGCCGAAGGACAATGCATCGAAGCACGCGGCAGTGAACTCTCCTGCCCGGGTGCTGTTCGCAAGCCTCGTCGGCACGACCATCGAATTCTTCGACTTCTACGTTTACGCCACCGCTGCGGTGCTGGTGTTCCCGCACCTGTTCTTCCCGACCGCCGACCCGACCTCGGCGATGCTGCAATCCTTCGCGACCTTCTCGATCGCCTTCTTTGCCCGCCCATTCGGCGCCGTGGTCTTCGGTCACTTCGGCGACAAGGTCGGCCGCAAGGCGACGCTGGTGGCGGCACTGATGACCATGGGCATTTCCACCGTCGTCATCGGCCTGCTGCCGACCTATGCATCCATCGGTGTTGCAGCACCGCTGCTCCTGGCGCTGTGCCGCTTCGGCCAGGGCCTCGGCCTTGGCGGTGAATGGGGCGGCGCCGTGCTGCTCGCCACCGAAAACGCGCCCGAAGGCAAGCGCAGCTGGTACGCCATGTTCCCGCAGCTCGGCGCCCCGATCGGCTTCATCCTTTCGGCCGGCACCTTCCTCATCCTCGGCGAAGTGATGAGCGACGAAGCCTTCCTCGCCTGGGGCTGGCGCGTGCCCTTCATCGCCAGCATCCTGCTTGTCGCCGTCGGCCTCTATGTCCGCCTGAAGATCACCGAAACGCCCGAATTCCAGAAGGCGGTCGACAAGCACGAGCGCGTGCAGGTGCCGATCGCCGAGATTTTCCGTTCGCACAAGCGCAGCCTGGTGCTCGGCACCTTCGTGGCACTCGCCACCTTCGTGCTCTTCTACCTGATGACGGTGTTCTCGCTGTCCTGGGGCACGGCGAAGCTCGGCTACTCGCGTGAGCAGTTCCTGGTCGTGCAGATGACCGGCGTCGTCTTCTTCGGCCTGATGATCCCGGTTGCCGGCATCCTTTCGGACCGGTTCGGCCGCCGCCTGGTGCTGATCCTCACCACCATCGGCATCGGCGTCTTCGGCCTCTTCATGGCACCGTTGCTTGCGGGCGGCCTTGGCGGCGCCTTCCTGTTCTCGATCATCGGCCTCGGCCTCATGGGCCTGACCTATGGCCCGATCGGCGCAGCGCTCGCCGCCCCCTTCCCGACCTCGGTGCGCTACACCGGCGCCTCGATGACCTTCAACCTCGCCGGCATCTTCGGCGCGTCGCTGGCGCCTTACATCGCCACCTGGCTCGCCACCAACTACAGCCTGGAATATGTCGGCTACTACCTGCTGGCCGCCGCCGCCATCACGCTGCTTTGCCTGGTGCTGTCGACGGAAGAAGAGGTCTCGGCCTGA
- the aqpZ gene encoding aquaporin Z, producing the protein MFKRLSAEFLGTFWLVFGGCGSAVLAAAFPEVGIGLLGVSFAFGLTVLTMAYAVGGISGGHFNPAVSVGLMVAGKFPSHKLVGYVISQVLGAIAAAAVLYLIASGKAGFELGGFAANGFAEHSPGGYSLTAALVAEVMLTFFFLFIILGSTHGRVPAGFAPIAIGLALTLIHLVSIPITNTSVNPARSTGQALFVGGWAIQQLWLFWVAPIVGAAIAGIVWKIVGDDD; encoded by the coding sequence ATGTTCAAAAGGCTTTCTGCGGAATTTCTTGGTACATTCTGGCTCGTTTTCGGCGGCTGCGGCAGTGCGGTGCTGGCTGCTGCTTTTCCAGAGGTCGGTATCGGCCTGCTCGGCGTTTCCTTTGCTTTCGGTCTCACCGTACTCACCATGGCCTATGCCGTCGGCGGCATTTCTGGCGGGCATTTCAATCCGGCCGTTTCGGTTGGGCTGATGGTTGCCGGCAAATTTCCGTCTCACAAGCTCGTCGGCTACGTCATCTCCCAGGTGCTGGGCGCGATTGCCGCTGCCGCCGTGCTCTATCTGATTGCCAGCGGCAAAGCCGGTTTTGAGCTCGGCGGGTTCGCGGCCAACGGCTTCGCTGAGCATTCACCGGGCGGCTATTCGCTGACCGCAGCACTCGTCGCCGAAGTGATGCTGACCTTCTTCTTCCTGTTCATCATCCTCGGCTCCACCCATGGCCGCGTGCCGGCCGGCTTCGCACCGATCGCCATCGGCCTGGCGCTCACCCTTATTCACCTGGTCTCGATCCCGATCACGAACACGTCGGTCAATCCTGCCCGCTCGACCGGCCAGGCGCTCTTCGTCGGCGGCTGGGCCATTCAGCAATTGTGGCTGTTCTGGGTGGCGCCGATCGTCGGTGCGGCAATCGCCGGCATCGTCTGGAAGATCGTCGGCGACGACGACTGA
- a CDS encoding D-alanine--D-alanine ligase — MSGKHVAVLMGGFSSERPVSLSSGAACADALEAAGYRVTRIDVDRNVAEVLAALRPDVAFNALHGPFGEDGTIQGILEYLEIPYTHSGVLASALAMDKAQAKHVAAASGIPVADAQVMDRHAFGPKHPMKPPYVVKPVREGSSFGVVIVKEDQSHPPQVVTSSEWRYGDRIMVERYVAGRELTCGVMGDKALGVTEIIPQGHAFYDYDSKYVKGGSRHVIPAQISPNIYQKIQTLALKAHQAIGCRGVSRSDFRFDDSSSDEGELIWLEINTQPGMTPTSLVPEMAAHAGYSFGEFLSWMVEEASCLR, encoded by the coding sequence ATGAGCGGCAAGCATGTGGCTGTCCTGATGGGCGGATTTTCTTCGGAGCGACCGGTTAGCCTGTCGTCCGGGGCTGCCTGTGCGGATGCCCTGGAGGCTGCCGGCTATCGCGTCACCCGAATCGATGTCGATCGCAATGTGGCTGAGGTGCTCGCGGCACTGCGGCCGGACGTTGCCTTCAATGCTCTTCACGGTCCGTTCGGCGAGGACGGCACGATCCAGGGTATCCTCGAATATCTGGAAATTCCCTATACGCACTCCGGCGTGCTCGCCTCGGCGCTTGCCATGGACAAGGCGCAGGCCAAGCACGTTGCGGCCGCCTCCGGCATTCCGGTTGCTGACGCGCAGGTGATGGATCGCCACGCTTTCGGCCCGAAGCATCCGATGAAGCCGCCCTATGTCGTCAAGCCGGTTCGTGAGGGCTCGAGCTTCGGCGTCGTCATCGTCAAGGAAGATCAGTCGCATCCGCCGCAGGTGGTGACCTCGAGCGAATGGCGATATGGCGACCGAATCATGGTCGAACGTTATGTCGCCGGACGCGAATTGACCTGTGGTGTCATGGGCGACAAGGCCCTTGGCGTAACCGAAATCATCCCGCAAGGGCATGCCTTCTACGATTACGACTCCAAGTACGTAAAAGGTGGTTCCCGCCACGTCATTCCGGCACAGATTTCACCAAATATTTACCAAAAAATACAAACACTCGCTCTGAAGGCGCATCAGGCAATCGGTTGCCGGGGCGTCAGCCGATCCGACTTTCGTTTCGATGACAGTTCCTCCGATGAGGGCGAGCTGATCTGGCTGGAAATCAACACCCAGCCCGGCATGACGCCTACCTCCCTGGTGCCCGAGATGGCGGCACATGCCGGCTACAGTTTCGGTGAGTTTTTGAGTTGGATGGTGGAGGAAGCGTCGTGTTTGCGTTGA